The Streptomyces sp. NBC_01275 genome has a segment encoding these proteins:
- a CDS encoding lysophospholipid acyltransferase family protein, with protein MADAKVIPFDDDRSRGSAVARPPRRRSAGSRRKKGESTPVVRGIGEIGEFGGVQPLPTRAVEQDDVPVTEVTGGLDARDEGAEGADGAEKSLERRIAGGLAFLRRRLTGDYEVDDFGYDEELTDQVLMSLLRPVYEKYFRVEVKGIENIPAEGGALIVANHSGTLPLDGLMMQVAVHDRHPAGRHLRLLAADLVFVLPVVNELARKLGHTLACAEDAERLLGQGELVGVMPEGFKGIGKPFSERYKLQRFGRGGFVSTALRQGAPIIPCSIVGAEEIYPMIGNAKTLARVLGFPYFPLTPTFPWLGPLGAVPLPTKWTIQFGEPIPTDGYPPEAAEDPMLMFNLTDQVREQIQHTLYKLLVQRRSVFF; from the coding sequence ATGGCGGACGCCAAGGTCATTCCGTTCGACGACGACCGGTCCCGCGGGAGCGCCGTAGCGCGGCCGCCGCGGCGCCGGAGCGCGGGGAGCCGGCGCAAGAAGGGCGAGTCGACGCCGGTCGTTCGCGGGATCGGCGAGATCGGCGAGTTCGGTGGGGTCCAGCCCCTGCCCACCAGGGCCGTTGAGCAGGATGATGTTCCTGTGACGGAAGTGACGGGCGGTCTCGACGCGCGGGACGAGGGGGCCGAAGGGGCCGATGGGGCCGAGAAGAGCCTGGAACGGCGGATCGCCGGCGGGCTGGCCTTCCTGCGCCGCCGCCTCACGGGCGACTACGAGGTCGACGACTTCGGCTACGACGAGGAGCTCACCGACCAGGTCCTGATGTCCCTGCTGCGGCCGGTGTACGAGAAGTACTTCCGGGTCGAGGTGAAGGGCATCGAGAACATCCCGGCCGAGGGCGGTGCGCTGATCGTCGCCAACCACTCCGGGACGCTTCCGCTGGACGGTCTGATGATGCAGGTCGCCGTCCACGACCGGCATCCCGCGGGCCGGCATCTGCGGCTGCTGGCCGCCGACCTCGTCTTCGTCCTGCCCGTCGTCAACGAACTGGCCCGCAAGCTCGGGCACACCCTTGCCTGCGCGGAGGACGCCGAACGGCTGCTGGGCCAGGGCGAGCTGGTCGGAGTGATGCCGGAGGGCTTCAAGGGCATCGGCAAGCCCTTCAGCGAGCGCTACAAGCTCCAGCGTTTCGGCCGCGGCGGCTTCGTCTCCACCGCGCTGCGCCAGGGCGCTCCGATCATCCCCTGCTCGATCGTCGGGGCGGAGGAGATCTACCCGATGATCGGCAACGCGAAGACCCTGGCCCGAGTCCTGGGCTTCCCCTACTTCCCCCTCACCCCGACCTTCCCCTGGCTCGGCCCCCTGGGCGCGGTCCCCCTCCCCACCAAGTGGACGATCCAGTTCGGCGAACCCATCCCGACCGACGGCTACCCGCCGGAGGCGGCAGAGGACCCGATGCTGATGTTCAACCTGACCGACCAGGTCCGCGAGCAGATCCAGCACACGCTCTACAAGCTGTTGGTGCAGCGGCGGTCGGTTTTCTTCTGA
- a CDS encoding glutaredoxin family protein: MTPLFRRAGREGPDPRGRHPQDRLVTLIGKPGCHLCDDAQAVIEKVCGDLGVPWEKKDITEDPRLHDQYWEQIPVVLVDGEQHTFWRVNPERLRSALAEH, from the coding sequence ATGACTCCGCTTTTTCGTCGCGCGGGCCGCGAGGGTCCCGATCCGCGCGGCCGGCATCCGCAGGACCGGCTCGTCACCCTTATCGGGAAGCCCGGCTGTCATCTGTGTGATGACGCACAGGCCGTCATCGAGAAGGTGTGCGGCGATCTCGGGGTGCCCTGGGAGAAGAAGGACATCACCGAGGACCCCCGGCTCCACGACCAGTACTGGGAGCAGATCCCCGTCGTGCTCGTCGACGGCGAGCAGCACACCTTCTGGCGCGTGAACCCGGAGCGGCTGCGATCGGCGCTGGCCGAGCACTGA
- a CDS encoding DUF5667 domain-containing protein: protein MIANVSAHRRANAFAQTLEEQSAQGTAAEQTEGSPPAQAAADQTEQGRLLALATSLAELPKPEFDPEVKVVQRAQLVAAMEAMLQAGTVGGEAAQASVPEQRSRRARGTHRASPLGKFRPRSRLAKGLTAGGLSVGVAAGAFGGVAAASSDALPGDGLYGLKRGIEDFKLNYLADGDDERGRTYLDQASTRLSEARRLMERGRSGHLDHESLGEIRRALSGMQHDASEGHRLLHEAYERDPGSLGPIQALDAFSRSHREAWGALRDRLPVQLGDVSQQVSSVFEAIDEEVAPLQSLLPQPPPRSGPGNRRNAAPSSPGASDTDRSTTPSTGAGASDTHHPSGDSDAPGKSSTSGTTDDGLLGGNTGGLLDPPNETGSTTPSTTTPTTQPDVTLPPLLPGLLPGLGIDSEDTD, encoded by the coding sequence GTGATCGCGAACGTATCGGCGCACCGGCGGGCGAACGCCTTCGCCCAAACCCTGGAGGAGCAGTCCGCCCAGGGCACGGCGGCCGAGCAGACCGAAGGATCACCGCCGGCGCAGGCCGCTGCGGACCAGACCGAGCAGGGCCGCCTCCTGGCCCTCGCGACGAGTCTCGCCGAGCTGCCCAAACCGGAGTTCGACCCCGAGGTCAAGGTCGTCCAGCGGGCCCAGTTGGTCGCCGCGATGGAGGCCATGCTGCAGGCGGGCACCGTGGGAGGCGAGGCGGCGCAGGCTTCGGTGCCGGAGCAACGCTCCCGCCGGGCGAGGGGCACCCACCGGGCCAGTCCCCTGGGCAAGTTCCGACCGCGGTCCCGCCTAGCCAAGGGGCTCACCGCGGGCGGACTCAGCGTCGGCGTCGCCGCGGGCGCGTTCGGCGGAGTCGCCGCCGCGAGCTCCGACGCCCTGCCCGGCGACGGGCTCTACGGCCTCAAGCGCGGAATCGAGGACTTCAAGCTCAACTACCTGGCCGACGGCGACGACGAACGCGGACGCACCTATCTCGACCAGGCCTCCACCCGGCTCAGCGAGGCCCGACGGCTCATGGAGCGGGGCCGCAGCGGTCACCTCGACCACGAGTCCCTCGGCGAGATCCGCCGCGCCCTGTCCGGCATGCAGCACGACGCGTCCGAGGGCCACCGCCTCCTCCACGAGGCGTACGAGCGCGACCCGGGCTCCCTGGGCCCCATCCAGGCCCTCGACGCCTTCTCCCGCTCGCACCGCGAGGCCTGGGGCGCCCTGCGCGACCGCTTGCCGGTCCAGCTCGGGGACGTCAGTCAGCAGGTGTCGTCGGTCTTCGAGGCCATAGACGAAGAGGTCGCCCCGCTCCAGTCCCTCCTCCCCCAACCCCCGCCCCGGAGCGGCCCCGGCAACCGCCGGAACGCCGCCCCCTCCTCCCCCGGCGCCTCGGACACCGACCGCTCCACCACCCCGAGCACGGGCGCCGGAGCCTCCGACACCCACCACCCCAGCGGCGACAGCGACGCCCCCGGCAAGTCGTCCACCTCCGGCACCACCGACGACGGCCTCCTCGGCGGCAACACGGGCGGCCTCCTGGACCCCCCCAACGAAACCGGCTCCACCACCCCCTCCACCACAACCCCCACCACCCAACCCGACGTCACCCTCCCCCCGCTCCTCCCCGGCCTGCTCCCAGGCCTGGGCATCGACAGCGAGGACACGGACTAG
- a CDS encoding ECF subfamily RNA polymerase sigma factor, BldN family, whose translation MYPHVGVDTSGLATLRATVATVQDLLRGFVPTAYAVPAFATTAPAGPCYALADGLEQVPARGAVVEGRRSGDGRTVGRRGRSTGTTGTTTARRPAADSDSARMMDLVERAQAGEADAFGRLYDQYSDTVYRYIYYRVGGKATAEDLTSETFLRALRRIGTFTWQGRDFGAWLVTIARNLVADHFKSSRFRLEVTTGEMLDANEVERSPEDSVLESLSNAALLDAVRRLNPQQQECVTLRFLQGLSVAETARVMGKNEGAIKTLQYRAVRTLARLLPEDAR comes from the coding sequence GTGTACCCACACGTCGGGGTTGACACCTCGGGCCTGGCTACGCTGCGCGCAACGGTCGCTACGGTCCAGGACCTGTTGCGCGGCTTCGTCCCCACCGCGTACGCCGTCCCCGCATTCGCCACCACCGCTCCGGCGGGCCCGTGCTACGCACTGGCCGACGGCCTCGAGCAGGTGCCGGCGCGCGGCGCCGTCGTCGAAGGGCGGCGATCGGGCGACGGCCGGACGGTGGGCAGACGGGGTCGCTCGACCGGTACGACCGGTACGACCACCGCCCGTCGACCGGCCGCCGACAGCGACAGCGCCCGAATGATGGACCTCGTCGAACGCGCACAGGCCGGCGAGGCCGACGCCTTCGGGCGTCTGTACGACCAGTACAGCGACACGGTCTACCGCTACATCTACTACCGCGTGGGGGGCAAGGCCACCGCCGAGGACCTCACCAGCGAGACGTTCCTGCGCGCCCTGCGCAGGATCGGCACCTTCACCTGGCAGGGCCGCGACTTCGGCGCGTGGCTCGTCACCATCGCCCGCAACCTGGTCGCCGACCACTTCAAGTCCAGCCGCTTCCGGCTCGAAGTGACCACCGGCGAGATGCTCGACGCCAACGAGGTCGAGCGCTCGCCCGAGGACTCCGTCCTGGAGTCCCTCTCCAACGCCGCGCTGCTGGACGCCGTCCGTCGGCTCAACCCCCAGCAGCAGGAGTGCGTGACACTCCGCTTCCTCCAGGGCCTGTCCGTCGCCGAGACCGCGCGCGTGATGGGCAAGAACGAGGGCGCCATCAAGACGCTCCAGTACCGGGCCGTGCGCACGCTCGCCCGTCTCCTGCCGGAAGACGCCCGCTGA
- a CDS encoding HAD family phosphatase has translation MAALGWLTPRRRSATARSVLAGEASAEAARKSTQEAQLDVQLDAQHDVQYDVQKKAAPDEPQFPVHGDALAAAFFDLDNTVMQGAALFHFGRGLYKRKFFETRDLARFAWQQAWFRLAGVEDPEHMQDARDSALSIVKGHRVSELMSIGEEIYDEYMAERIWPGTRALAQAHLDAGQKVWLVTAAPVEIAQVIARRLGLTGALGTVAESVDGVYTGKLVGEPLHGPAKAEAVRALAAAEDLDLTRCAAYSDSHNDIPMLSLVGHPYAINPDAKLRKHAHNLDWRLRDYRTARRAAKVGIPAAAGVGAVAGGTAAAIALHRRRR, from the coding sequence ATGGCCGCTCTCGGATGGCTCACTCCCCGTAGGCGCTCCGCCACGGCGCGGAGCGTGTTGGCAGGCGAGGCCTCGGCGGAGGCAGCCCGCAAGTCCACGCAGGAAGCACAGCTGGATGTACAGCTGGACGCACAGCACGACGTTCAGTACGACGTGCAGAAGAAAGCCGCACCGGACGAACCGCAGTTCCCGGTCCACGGCGACGCCCTGGCCGCCGCCTTCTTCGACCTGGACAACACCGTGATGCAGGGCGCGGCCCTGTTCCACTTCGGCCGCGGCCTGTACAAACGCAAGTTCTTCGAGACCCGCGACCTGGCCCGGTTCGCCTGGCAGCAGGCCTGGTTCCGGCTGGCCGGCGTCGAGGACCCCGAGCACATGCAGGACGCCCGCGACTCCGCCCTGTCCATCGTGAAGGGCCACCGCGTCTCCGAGCTGATGTCGATCGGCGAGGAGATCTACGACGAGTACATGGCCGAGCGCATCTGGCCGGGCACCCGGGCCCTCGCCCAGGCCCACCTGGACGCCGGCCAGAAGGTGTGGCTGGTCACAGCAGCGCCGGTGGAGATCGCCCAGGTGATCGCCCGCCGCCTCGGCCTGACCGGCGCCCTGGGCACGGTCGCCGAGTCGGTCGACGGCGTCTACACGGGCAAGCTCGTCGGCGAGCCCCTGCACGGCCCCGCGAAGGCGGAGGCGGTGCGCGCGCTGGCCGCGGCGGAGGACCTGGACCTCACACGCTGCGCCGCCTACAGCGACTCCCACAACGACATCCCGATGCTCTCCCTCGTCGGCCACCCCTACGCCATCAACCCCGACGCCAAGCTCCGCAAGCACGCCCACAACCTCGACTGGCGCCTGCGCGACTACCGCACGGCCCGCAGGGCGGCGAAGGTCGGCATCCCGGCGGCCGCGGGCGTGGGCGCGGTGGCAGGCGGCACGGCGGCCGCGATCGCACTGCACCGACGACGGCGGTAG
- a CDS encoding MFS transporter — protein MTEVLRRGRASLAFSFFAQGAAFALLVTRIPAIQDRYGVSDALLPAFLAAVPVLAGVGSVTTEQLVKRIPPSLLLRWSQPVVLLALLGVGAGDGMVELGVALAAFGLAVGALDASMNMLGVSLQRAYGRSIMLSFHAVYSLGGIVGASLAWVGAHWHLALWVSYLPVVAVLLPAALVGSRWYVDGDGGDGGPVEDAKAGEGGSLVFKLLLPLCLVMSFAYIGDSTVSNWSAKYLQDVLGSSEQLATVPYNVYMVTTLVGRAIGDFGVRRFGAAAVVRLGALVAAGGFAVVAVAPGAWVGMLGFTLVGLGLCVLVPQTFAAAGRLFPGASDAAIARLNVFNYVGFLVGSPLVGALGDAWSYRGAMAVPMVLVLVTLVYARSFAAQPDRYGGGHERPRTADVGRGSNGL, from the coding sequence ATGACAGAAGTGCTGCGGCGCGGTAGGGCCTCTTTGGCGTTCAGCTTCTTTGCGCAGGGGGCGGCCTTCGCTCTGCTCGTGACGCGCATCCCGGCCATCCAGGATCGGTACGGCGTCTCGGACGCGCTGCTGCCCGCCTTTCTCGCCGCCGTGCCGGTCCTGGCCGGCGTCGGGAGCGTGACGACCGAGCAGTTGGTGAAGCGGATACCGCCCAGCCTGCTGCTGCGCTGGTCCCAGCCGGTGGTGCTGCTGGCGCTGCTCGGGGTGGGCGCGGGGGACGGGATGGTGGAGCTGGGCGTCGCCCTGGCCGCCTTCGGGCTCGCCGTGGGGGCGCTGGACGCCTCGATGAACATGCTCGGGGTGAGTCTGCAGCGGGCGTACGGGCGCAGCATCATGCTCAGTTTCCATGCGGTGTACAGCCTGGGCGGGATCGTGGGGGCCTCGCTGGCGTGGGTGGGGGCGCACTGGCATCTCGCGCTGTGGGTGTCGTATCTGCCGGTGGTGGCGGTGCTGCTGCCGGCGGCGCTGGTGGGGAGTCGGTGGTACGTCGACGGGGACGGCGGGGACGGCGGGCCGGTGGAGGACGCCAAGGCGGGGGAGGGCGGGAGCCTGGTCTTCAAGCTGCTGCTGCCGCTGTGCCTGGTGATGAGCTTCGCGTACATCGGGGACTCGACCGTCTCCAACTGGAGCGCGAAGTATCTGCAGGACGTGTTGGGGAGTTCGGAGCAGCTGGCGACCGTGCCGTACAACGTCTACATGGTCACCACGCTGGTCGGGCGGGCCATCGGGGACTTCGGGGTGCGGCGGTTCGGGGCGGCGGCCGTGGTGCGGCTGGGGGCGCTGGTGGCGGCGGGCGGGTTCGCTGTGGTGGCCGTGGCGCCGGGGGCGTGGGTGGGGATGCTGGGGTTCACGTTGGTGGGGCTGGGGCTGTGTGTGCTGGTGCCGCAGACGTTCGCGGCGGCGGGCCGGCTGTTCCCGGGCGCGTCGGACGCGGCGATCGCGCGGCTCAACGTCTTCAACTACGTCGGGTTCCTGGTCGGCTCGCCGTTGGTGGGGGCGCTGGGGGACGCGTGGAGCTATCGCGGGGCGATGGCGGTGCCCATGGTGTTGGTGCTGGTGACGTTGGTGTACGCCCGGTCGTTCGCCGCTCAACCGGACCGATACGGTGGCGGGCATGAGCGGCCGCGCACAGCTGATGTGGGACGAGGCAGTAACGGGCTATGA
- a CDS encoding AURKAIP1/COX24 domain-containing protein, translating to MGSVIKKRRKRMAKKKHRKLLKRTRVQRRNKK from the coding sequence GTGGGCTCTGTTATCAAGAAGCGGCGCAAGCGGATGGCCAAGAAGAAGCACCGCAAGCTGCTCAAGCGCACGCGCGTCCAGCGTCGTAACAAGAAGTAA
- a CDS encoding acetoin utilization protein AcuC → MSGRAQLMWDEAVTGYDFGPDHPMDPVRLELTRRLVGALGLDREVEVVGAKPAGESTLRLVHREDYVEAVKAASMEPGAADPSYGLGTTDDPAFAGMHEVSALIAGLSVGAAEAVWRGEALHAVNFAGGLHHAMPGGASGFCIYNDASLAIARLLELGAERVAYVDVDVHHGDGVQAAFWEDPRVLTISLHEHPRTLFPQTGWPEETGADSAEGSAVNVALPAGTGDAGWLRAFHAVVPELIADFRPDVLVTQHGADTHFEDPLAHLAVSLDAQRAVQVACHELAHAYAGGKWVALGGGGYAVVDVVPRSWSHLVGIAAGAPVAPETVIPESWRQEVFARTRQLAPARMTDGRWPVGWASWEAGYDPADRLDQAVLATRRAVFPLRGLLA, encoded by the coding sequence ATGAGCGGCCGCGCACAGCTGATGTGGGACGAGGCAGTAACGGGCTATGACTTCGGCCCGGACCATCCGATGGACCCGGTCCGGCTGGAGCTGACCCGGAGGCTGGTCGGCGCCCTGGGACTCGACCGTGAGGTGGAGGTGGTGGGCGCGAAGCCCGCCGGGGAGTCGACGTTGCGGCTGGTGCACCGGGAGGACTACGTCGAGGCCGTGAAGGCGGCTTCCATGGAGCCCGGGGCGGCGGACCCGTCGTATGGACTGGGGACGACGGACGATCCGGCGTTCGCGGGGATGCACGAGGTGTCCGCGTTGATCGCCGGGCTGTCGGTGGGGGCGGCGGAGGCGGTGTGGCGGGGGGAGGCGCTGCACGCGGTGAACTTCGCGGGCGGGCTGCACCACGCGATGCCGGGCGGCGCCTCGGGGTTCTGTATTTACAACGACGCCTCGTTGGCCATTGCCCGGCTGTTGGAGCTGGGGGCGGAGCGGGTCGCGTATGTGGACGTCGACGTGCATCACGGGGACGGGGTGCAGGCGGCGTTCTGGGAGGATCCGCGGGTGCTGACGATCTCGCTGCACGAGCATCCTCGTACGTTGTTCCCGCAGACCGGGTGGCCGGAGGAGACCGGGGCGGACTCGGCGGAGGGGTCGGCCGTCAATGTCGCCTTGCCTGCGGGGACCGGGGACGCGGGGTGGCTGCGGGCGTTCCACGCGGTGGTGCCGGAGCTGATCGCCGACTTCCGGCCGGATGTGCTGGTGACCCAGCACGGGGCCGACACGCACTTCGAGGATCCGCTGGCTCATCTCGCGGTGTCGCTCGATGCCCAGCGGGCGGTGCAGGTGGCCTGCCACGAGCTGGCGCACGCGTATGCCGGGGGGAAGTGGGTGGCGTTGGGCGGGGGTGGCTATGCGGTGGTGGATGTGGTGCCGCGGTCGTGGTCGCATCTTGTGGGGATCGCGGCGGGGGCGCCGGTGGCGCCGGAGACGGTGATTCCGGAGAGTTGGCGGCAGGAGGTCTTCGCTCGTACGCGGCAGTTGGCGCCGGCGCGGATGACCGATGGGCGGTGGCCGGTGGGGTGGGCCTCGTGGGAGGCGGGGTACGACCCCGCGGATCGGCTGGATCAGGCCGTGCTGGCCACCCGGCGGGCTGTGTTCCCCCTTCGGGGGCTGTTGGCGTAG
- a CDS encoding phosphatase, translated as MLSTGALRAHLLAARLAGVVATSREESLRSYRLFAARDPRVLIGLDPEWAWGQRELLALMADKCGVSADPLCVSGHDVIDPERTLAALEVFAERLGAVAERGGAVLIGTGHPHRLLGFYAGLADALSTAGCEVLRPAQGHCVDITTRFGLRTYRLDYVQGVALVREAGDERAGCATGAHSHSPLPVRLALAAAAEGGGPLPDLVIGDHGWVCGAGQLGFEVIGLADTDDPALFVGEAEGVVSVAVPLDDAVRSDYYRPLTRYVLNRACLSQ; from the coding sequence GTGTTGAGTACCGGTGCGCTGCGGGCGCATCTGCTGGCTGCTCGGCTGGCCGGGGTGGTGGCGACCTCGCGGGAGGAGAGTCTGCGGAGTTATCGGCTGTTCGCGGCTCGTGATCCCCGGGTGTTGATCGGGCTTGATCCCGAATGGGCATGGGGGCAGCGGGAATTGCTCGCCTTGATGGCGGACAAGTGTGGGGTTTCGGCCGATCCGCTATGTGTTTCCGGGCATGATGTGATCGACCCGGAGCGGACGCTCGCGGCGCTGGAGGTCTTCGCCGAGCGGCTCGGGGCGGTCGCCGAGCGTGGCGGGGCGGTGCTGATCGGGACCGGGCATCCGCACCGGCTGCTGGGCTTCTACGCCGGCCTTGCGGACGCTTTGTCGACGGCGGGATGTGAGGTTCTGCGTCCGGCGCAGGGTCACTGTGTCGACATAACGACCCGGTTCGGTCTACGCACGTACCGCCTCGACTACGTACAGGGCGTCGCTCTGGTCCGGGAGGCCGGTGACGAACGCGCCGGTTGTGCGACCGGTGCACACAGTCATTCGCCGCTGCCGGTTCGACTGGCGCTCGCCGCGGCCGCCGAGGGCGGCGGACCCCTGCCGGATCTCGTGATCGGGGACCACGGGTGGGTCTGCGGGGCAGGTCAGCTGGGGTTCGAGGTCATTGGGCTGGCCGACACGGATGACCCCGCGCTGTTCGTGGGGGAGGCCGAGGGGGTGGTGTCCGTCGCCGTTCCACTTGATGACGCTGTGCGGTCCGATTACTACAGGCCGCTGACCCGCTACGTACTCAATCGAGCGTGTCTGTCACAGTAG
- a CDS encoding helix-turn-helix domain-containing protein, with protein MAAAGERPLNEVQFLTVAEVASVMRVSKMTVYRLVHSGHLPAIRVGRSFRVPEQAVHEYLRESYVGVETA; from the coding sequence ATGGCTGCAGCTGGCGAGAGGCCTCTGAACGAGGTTCAGTTCCTTACCGTGGCGGAAGTCGCCTCGGTGATGCGAGTGTCGAAGATGACCGTGTACCGGCTGGTGCACAGCGGTCATCTGCCCGCGATCCGGGTGGGGCGGTCCTTCCGCGTCCCCGAGCAAGCGGTTCACGAGTACCTCCGCGAGAGCTATGTGGGGGTGGAAACCGCCTGA
- a CDS encoding NAD-dependent epimerase/dehydratase family protein has protein sequence MGKVVLVTGVARQLGGRFVRRIQRDPRVERVIAVDAVRPEHHLGGAEFVQADIRQSAIARVLAETGADTVVHLDVTASALGSGSRTTVKETNVIGTMQLLGACQKSPSVKRLVVKSSTNVYGSASRDPAVFTETTPPKSLPSGGFAKDTVEVEGYVRGFARRRPDVAVCVLRFANILGPTAETPLASYFSLPVLPTVLGYDPRLQFVHEDDVIEVLRIASHEPERGTLNSGTFNIAGDGVLLLSQCSRRLGRPTVPLLLPAVTWAGSLVRTLGMTDFSPEQIRLLTHGRVVSTVQMRETLGFTPKYTTAETFADFARTHGPGLLPPQAVAGAVDRVAALPLAGGARPAVLSPTQSAN, from the coding sequence TTGGGGAAGGTCGTGCTCGTGACCGGAGTGGCCCGTCAGCTGGGGGGCCGGTTCGTACGACGGATTCAGCGTGACCCGCGGGTCGAGCGAGTCATCGCGGTCGACGCGGTGCGTCCCGAGCATCATCTCGGCGGCGCCGAGTTCGTCCAGGCCGACATCCGGCAGTCCGCCATCGCGCGGGTGCTCGCCGAGACCGGCGCCGACACGGTCGTACACCTGGACGTGACGGCCAGCGCGCTGGGCAGCGGGAGCCGGACCACGGTCAAGGAGACCAACGTCATCGGCACCATGCAGCTGCTCGGGGCCTGTCAGAAGTCGCCGAGCGTGAAGCGGCTGGTCGTGAAGTCCAGTACGAACGTGTACGGGTCCGCGTCCCGAGATCCCGCCGTGTTCACCGAGACGACCCCGCCCAAGTCGCTGCCCAGCGGGGGCTTTGCCAAGGACACCGTCGAGGTCGAGGGGTATGTGCGCGGGTTCGCCCGGCGGCGGCCCGACGTCGCGGTGTGCGTGCTGCGGTTCGCCAACATCCTCGGGCCCACCGCGGAGACCCCGCTCGCCTCGTACTTCTCGCTGCCCGTGCTGCCGACCGTGCTCGGCTACGACCCTCGGCTGCAGTTCGTGCACGAGGACGACGTCATCGAGGTGCTGCGGATCGCCTCGCACGAGCCGGAGCGCGGCACCCTCAACAGCGGGACGTTCAACATCGCCGGCGACGGGGTGCTGCTGCTGTCGCAGTGCTCGCGGCGGCTCGGGCGGCCCACCGTGCCGTTGCTGCTGCCTGCCGTCACCTGGGCGGGCTCCCTGGTGCGTACGCTGGGCATGACGGACTTCTCGCCCGAGCAGATCCGGCTGCTCACCCACGGCCGGGTGGTGTCGACGGTCCAGATGCGCGAGACGCTGGGCTTCACGCCGAAGTACACGACGGCCGAGACCTTCGCGGACTTCGCGCGCACCCACGGGCCGGGACTGCTGCCGCCCCAGGCCGTCGCGGGAGCGGTCGACCGGGTCGCGGCGCTGCCCCTCGCGGGCGGCGCCCGTCCCGCGGTCCTTTCTCCGACGCAGAGCGCCAACTGA